One genomic region from Mytilus trossulus isolate FHL-02 chromosome 9, PNRI_Mtr1.1.1.hap1, whole genome shotgun sequence encodes:
- the LOC134684596 gene encoding toll-like receptor 4: MKRIQRYPNILLKLSLRINSLEVIKDGIFSNNTLLRSLDLSFNNIKSISSSSFIGLEKLKELDLQHNNLSKISFAYQWCIRLQNLISLNLKGNFYDEYQPDISYLEQLETLKMDFVFNKTAILSKQFTNLKRLQLLDFSGFTGHCSVPILTPNTCQTVPHVQHLNLSMCKIKSLQIETFQGMKNMTSLDLSGNTCLKFQVLENVTADLQFSAIKILKVNKIHKVFDMNTYLHTNHIKHLKNTSLQEFHMDSNRLQQIEPGALRFLPKSLIHLSVRDNMFSLGPYLNDLLALSVKSVDASGMNSFHKEDSNPEKCNLDLVCTWHTDVRLDEYSDPQFKHLWFRGGTNEQGGFGRTFIPIPYNLTKLNYRSCGSQYNITEVELSNNKLENVDLSNNLLTRWIGPLRNVKSLRYLDLSSNMCSYLSTFFFGPDFIVLDHLSLSNNLLGLILPSDIHGNTFQHLLNLKKLDLSQNRICNLPHQIFKSQRKMEFLDLSDNCIEYIDFQLSHLIKLSSLNLRNNLIAFIDNHAIIQINSIVVKRKNLSINLSGNKLICTCESQKFIDWMGSTSVHIVNKTHYFCQLSKGERVLMINLPELFTTLEKECTSYVILTSGLIVSLLLFIIVLIMGVCYRFRWKLRYCYYMVKIRSRSKIPQIDEDANEYMYDAFVSYADDDRSFVHTQLLHTLEKENGIRLCLHKRNFLPGNDIATNITSAIHNSRKTVVIMTYHYLKSYWCMFEFNMARMESIYERNNENVLFLVVFEQISARDFPLHILEVVQSQSYIEFPNDEQGDVVFWRQLVKALR, encoded by the coding sequence ATGAAACGAATACAAAGGTATCCAAACATACTGTTAAAACTATCTCTTCGAATAAATAGTTTGGAAGTGATTAAAGATGGTATTTTTTCCAACAACACACTTCTTAGATCGTTGGATCTTTCATTCAATAACATTAAATCAATTTCATCATCTTCTTTCATCGGATTAGAAAAGTTGAAAGAACTAGACCTTCAACATAACAATTTGAGTAAGATTAGTTTTGCGTACCAATGGTGTATCAGGTTACAAAACTTAATCTCTCTGAATTTGAAAGGAAATTTTTATGATGAATATCAGCCAGATATATCATATTTGGAGCAATTGGAGACATTGAAAATGGATTTTGTGTTTAACAAAACAGCAATACTGAGTAAACAGTTTACAAATCTCAAACGCCTGCAGCTTCTGGATTTTTCGGGGTTTACAGGACATTGTTCAGTACCAATTTTAACACCCAACACATGCCAGACTGTACCACACGTTCAACATTTAAACTTATCTATGTGCAAAATAAAATCCTTACAGATAGAGACTTTTCAAGGAATGAAAAATATGACCTCCCTTGATTTATCAGGAAATACATGCTTAAAATTTCAGGTTTTGGAAAATGTAACAGCCGACCTTCAGTTTTCCgcaatcaaaattttgaaagtgAACAAAATCCATAAAGTGTTTGATATGAATACATATTTGCATACTAACCATATAAAGCATTTGAAAAACACATCCCTTCAAGAGTTTCATATGGACAGCAACCGTCTACAACAAATAGAACCTGGTGCTTTGAGATTCCTACCCAAATCATTGATCCATCTATCAGTAAGAGACAACATGTTTTCCTTAGGACCATACCTGAATGACTTGTTGGCCTTATCAGTAAAATCTGTTGATGCATCCGGCATGAATTCATTCCACAAGGAAGATAGTAACCCAGAAAAATGCAACTTAGACCTTGTTTGTACTTGGCACACTGATGTTAGACTTGACGAATATTCTGATCCTCAATTTAAACATTTGTGGTTTCGGGGAGGAACAAATGAACAAGGTGGTTTTGGAAGAACTTTCATACCTATACCCTACAACcttacaaaattgaattacCGTTCTTGTGGCTCACAATATAATATAACGGAAGTGGAGCTATCTAATAATAAACTAGAAAATGTTGATCTGAGTAACAACCTTTTGACACGTTGGATTGGCCCCTTAAGAAATGTAAAGAGTTTGAGATACTTAGATCTTTCTTCAAATATGTGCTCCTATCTTTCGACGTTCTTCTTCGGTCCAGATTTCATTGTTTTAGACCACCTGTCATTAAGTAATAATTTACTGGGACTTATCTTACCATCTGATATTCATGGAAACACATTCCAACACttgttaaatttaaagaaacttGATTTATCTCAAAACAGAATATGCAATTTACCGCACCAGATTTTTAAGTCTCAaagaaaaatggaatttttagaTCTAAGTGACAATTGTATCGAATATATTGACTTTCAATTATCACATTTGATAAAGCTGTCATCcctaaatttaagaaataacttAATAGCATTTATCGATAACCATGCGATTATCCAGATTAATTCCATAGTTGTCAAGAGAAAAAACCTTTCTATCAACCTGTCGGGGAACAAACTAATTTGCACATGTGAATCGCAAAAATTTATAGATTGGATGGGAAGTACAAGTGTACATATTGTTAATAAAACTCATTACTTTTGTCAATTATCAAAGGGAGAACGTGTCCTGATGATCAATTTACCAGAACTGTTCACAACATTAGAAAAGGAATGCACATCCTATGTAATTCTCACTTCGGGACTAATTGTTTCGCTGTTATTGTTTATCATTGTTCTTATCATGGGTGTGTGTTACCGATTCCGATGGAAGCTGAGATACTGTTACTACATGGTGAAAATTAGATCTCGAAGTAAGATACCACAAATTGACGAAGATGCAAATGAATATATGTATGACGCCTTTGTGTCTTATGCAGATGACGATCGATCGTTTGTTCATACACAATTACTTCACAcacttgaaaaagaaaatggcATTCGCCTATGCTTACATAAGAGAAACTTTTTACCCGGAAATGATATCGCGACTAACATTACTTCCGCTATTCACAATAGTCGTAAAACTGTTGTCATTATGACTTACCATTACCTAAAATCGTACTGGTGTATGTTTGAGTTTAATATGGCGAGAATGGAGAGTATCTACGAACGCAATAACGAAAATGTACTTTTCCTTGTAGTCTTTGAACAAATATCTGCTCGTGATTTTCCTTTGCATATTTTAGAAGTCGTTCAATCCCAATCGTACATAGAATTCCCAAACGATGAGCAAGGGGATGTAGTATTTTGGCGGCAACTTGTTAAAGCATTGAGATAA
- the LOC134684597 gene encoding toll-like receptor 4, producing MYTLFKPCEFYQRCQCKRDQGSSLYLADCSELNMTQILKFPNTIVKLTLRINRLEMINDGIFFDNKLLRSLDLSFNRINTLSLSSFIGLEKLKELDLQYNNLSDISFTHQWSVKLQNLVYLNLKGNSYDEYQPDILSLVKLEILKMDFVFKNTTILNRQFGDLKRLKRLDFSGLTGHCSAPFLTPNTFKNVPHVRNISLAKCKLRSLQKGTFNMMKNITFLDLSKNTCLKFQVLENVSADLQFSAIKFLKVNKIHKVFDMNTYLQTTHIMHLHNTSIQELHMDSNRLQHVERGAKKVSTQDVDLFISKRQHVFPRTLHDQFGRTLIPIPYNLKTLILRSSGSKHNITEIDLSNSKLESVDLSNNILTRWIGPLRNLKNLRYLDLSSNLYSNVSTFFFSPDFYMLKELILSNNLLGLALPSDSHGNTFQHLLSLMTLDLSQNRISKIPKLIFKSQRKMEFLDLSDNFIENIDFQLSHLIKLSYLDLRNNFITFLDTHTIVEINFLVDKENNLSINMFENKLVCTCNSKSFIDWMGSASVHIIDKNHYFCQLSTGKRVLMENIPEIYKKLEKDCTSYEKLTYGLVVTILLFMIVLVMGVCYRFRWKLRYLYYMVKIRSRSKISQIDKDKNEYMYDAFVSYADEDQLFVHTQLLQTVEKENNIRLCLHKRNFLPGNDIATNITSAIHNSRKTVVIMTYHDYLKSYWCMFEFNMARMESIYERNNENVLFLVVFEQISACDFPLQVLEVVQSQSYIEFPNDEQGDVVFWRQLVAALE from the exons ATGTATACATTATTTAAACCGTGCGAGTTCTATCAGAGATGTCAGTGTAAAAGAGATCAGGGATCATCTCTTTACCTTGCAGATTGTTCAGAACTAAATATGACACAAATATTGAAGTTTCCGAATACAATTGTGAAACTTACACTGCGTATTAATAGATTAGAGATGATTAACGATGGTATCTTCTTTGATAACAAACTTTTGCGATCGTTGGATCTTTCTTTCAATAGAATAAACACACTTTCGCTATCATCTTTTATTGGGTTAGAAAAGTTAAAAGAACTCGACCTCCAATATAACAACCTGAGTGATATTAGTTTTACACATCAATGGAGCGTCAAGTTGCAAAACTTAGTCTATCTGAATTTGAAAGGAAATTCGTACGATGAATATCAACCAGACATATTATCTTTAGTGAAattggaaattttgaaaatggattttgtgtttaaaaatacAACTATTCTGAATAGACAGTTTGGTGATCTCAAAAGGCTAAAGCGTCTGGATTTTTCTGGATTAACAGGACATTGTTCAGCGCCATTTTTAACACCAAATACATTCAAAAATGTACCACACGTTCGAAATATCAGTTTAGCTAAGTGCAAATTAAGATCCTTGCAGAAAGGAACTTTtaatatgatgaaaaatattacCTTCCTtgatttatctaaaaatacatGCCTAAAATTTCAGGTGTTAGAAAACGTATCAGCCGACCTACAGTTTTCCgcaataaaatttttaaaagtcaacAAAATCCACAAAGTGTTCGACATGAATACATATTTGCAGACCACCCATATAATGCATCTGCATAACACATCAATCCAAGAGCTTCATATGGACAGTAACCGTCTTCAGCACGTAGAACGTGGTGCTAAGAAAGTTTCTACCCAGGACGTTGATCTATTTATCAGTAAAAGACAACATGTTTTCCCTAGGACATTACAT gatCAATTTGGTAGGACGCTCATACCAATACCATACAATCTTAAGACATTAATTTTAAGGTCAAGTGGatcaaaacataacataacGGAAATAGACTTGTCAAATAGTAAGTTAGAAAGTGTTGACCTGAGCAACAATATTTTGACACGTTGGATTGGCCCCTTaagaaatttaaagaatttgagATACCTAGATCtatcttcaaatttgtactcgAACGTTTCGACATTTTTCTTCAGTCCAGACTTCTACATGTTGAAAGAGTTGATATTAAGTAATAATCTACTAGGACTGGCTTTACCATCTGATAGTCATGGAAACACATTCCAACACTTGCTAAGTTTAATGACACTTGATTTATCTCAAAACAGAATATCAAAAATACCTAAACTGATTTTTAAGTCTCAAAGAAAAATGGAATTTCTGGACCTTAGTGACAATTTTATCGAAAATATTGACTTTCAATTATCACATTTGATAAAGCTGTCATACTTAGATTTAAGAAATAACTTTATAACATTTCTCGATACCCATACTATTGTCGAGATTAATTTTCTAGTTGACAAGGAGAACAACCTGTCTATTAATATGTTTGAGAACAAACTGGTATGCACATGCAATTCCAAAAGTTTTATAGATTGGATGGGAAGTGCAAGTGTgcatattattgataaaaatcattacTTCTGTCAATTATCAACAGGAAAACGTGTTCTCATGGAAAATATTCCCGAAATCTAcaaaaaattggaaaaagaTTGTACATCTTATGAAAAGCTTACTTATGGACTAGTTGTAACAATTCTACTTTTTATGATTGTTTTGGTCATGGGTGTTTGTTACCGATTTCGATGGAAGCTTAGGTATTTgtattatatggtcaaaataagaTCTCGGAGCAAGATATCACAAAttgataaagataaaaatgagTATATGTATGACGCCTTCGTGTCTTATGCAGACGAGGATCAATTATTTGTTCACACACAGTTACTTCAGAcagttgaaaaagaaaataatattcgCTTATGCTTACATAAGAGAAACTTTTTACCCGGAAATGATATCGCGACTAACATTACTTCCGCTATTCACAATAGTCGAAAAACTGTTGTCATTATGACTTACCATGATTACTTAAAATCATACTGGTGTATGTTTGAGTTTAATATGGCGCGAATGGAGAGTATCTACGAACGCAATAACGAAAATGTACTTTTCCTTGTGGTCTTTGAACAAATATCTGCTTGTGATTTTCCTTTGCAAGTCTTGGAGGTCGTTCAATCCCAATCGTACATAGAATTCCCAAACGACGAGCAAGGGGATGTAGTATTTTGGCGGCAACTTGTTGCGGCATTAGAATAA